From Lewinellaceae bacterium:
CTGCACCTGCTTCTTCGAGTACTGCTTTGATTTTTTCAGCCTCTTCTTTGGACACCGCTTCCTTAACCGGGCCAGGAGCGCCGTCTACCAGGTCTTTGGCTTCTTTCAAGCCCAGCCCAAGCAGGTTCTTCACCTCCTTAACCACTTTAAGTTTACCGGCACCCGCAGATTTGAGGATGACATCAAATTCAGTTTGTTCTTCGGCGGCGGCGCCGCCGTCGCCTCCGGCGCCGGCCGGGCCGGCAACAGCTACTGCAGCAGCAGCAGGCTCAATGCCATATTCGTCCTTCAGTATACCAGCCAGTTCATTCACTTCTTTTACCGTGAGGTTGACCAGCTGTTCTGCAAAAGCTTTAAGATCTGCCATTGTAAGAATTTTTGAAAAGTTGTACG
This genomic window contains:
- the rplL gene encoding 50S ribosomal protein L7/L12; translation: MADLKAFAEQLVNLTVKEVNELAGILKDEYGIEPAAAAVAVAGPAGAGGDGGAAAEEQTEFDVILKSAGAGKLKVVKEVKNLLGLGLKEAKDLVDGAPGPVKEAVSKEEAEKIKAVLEEAGAEVEVK